In one window of Roseovarius nanhaiticus DNA:
- the ubiA gene encoding 4-hydroxybenzoate octaprenyltransferase — protein sequence MTPANPRPEGTAQDSVADSVRGNWVDRYAPAATRPYLRLSRADRPIGTWLLLLPCWWGLVLAMLHDGQARWFDLWIFGGCAIGAFLMRGAGCTWNDITDRHIDGSVARTASRPIPSGQVSVRGALAWLVVQALVAFCILLSFPPTAIALGILALAPVAIYPFAKRFTWWPQIFLGIAFNWGALLAWTAHTGQLEWPAVILYLAGIAWTLFYDTIYAHQDAEDDALIGVKSTARLFGDRSPLWLRRFLVATVVLMTAAVILASRGGDPIALLIALLGPWALGLHLVWQMTRLDVQDMQGLLRLFRSNRDAGLLPLPFFAAALLV from the coding sequence ATGACCCCAGCCAACCCGAGACCAGAGGGCACCGCGCAGGATTCTGTCGCCGATTCCGTGCGCGGCAATTGGGTGGATCGCTATGCGCCCGCTGCCACGCGGCCCTATCTGCGGCTGAGCCGGGCGGACCGTCCAATCGGGACTTGGCTCTTGCTGCTGCCCTGCTGGTGGGGGCTGGTTCTGGCGATGCTGCACGATGGGCAGGCGCGGTGGTTCGATCTGTGGATCTTTGGTGGCTGCGCGATTGGCGCGTTTCTGATGCGCGGCGCGGGCTGCACCTGGAATGACATCACCGACCGGCATATCGACGGCAGTGTCGCGCGCACCGCGTCGCGGCCCATCCCGTCGGGGCAGGTCAGCGTGCGTGGCGCGCTGGCATGGCTGGTGGTGCAGGCGCTGGTGGCGTTTTGCATCCTGCTCAGCTTTCCGCCGACGGCGATTGCGCTGGGAATATTGGCGCTTGCGCCCGTCGCCATTTATCCTTTTGCCAAGCGGTTCACATGGTGGCCGCAGATTTTTCTGGGGATCGCGTTCAACTGGGGCGCGCTTTTGGCGTGGACCGCCCATACCGGGCAGCTGGAGTGGCCAGCTGTCATCCTCTACCTTGCCGGTATCGCGTGGACATTGTTCTATGATACGATCTACGCGCACCAAGACGCCGAGGATGACGCGCTGATCGGGGTGAAGTCCACCGCGCGCCTTTTCGGGGATCGCTCGCCCCTGTGGCTGCGCCGGTTTCTGGTGGCGACCGTCGTGCTGATGACGGCCGCGGTGATTCTGGCCAGCCGGGGCGGGGATCCCATTGCGTTGTTGATCGCGCTACTTGGCCCCTGGGCGCTTGGCCTGCATCTGGTCTGGCAGATGACACGGCTGGACGTGCAAGATATGCAGGGTCTTCTGAGGCTCTTTCGATCAAACAGGGACGCGGGCCTGTTGCCCTTGCCGTTTTTCGCCGCTGCCCTGCTGGTGTGA
- a CDS encoding flavin reductase family protein, whose translation MTVTDTRALRDAFGRFATGVTVMTTREGDGTPRGFTANSFSSVSLDPPLVLVCIGNNAHSGPAFRAAPHFAVNVLADAQRDVAKLFASRSEDRFDRTEWHAGPHDLPLLPGSLATLICAQHKLVEAGDHVVLIGEVLETQISDGPALGYHRGEFITI comes from the coding sequence ATGACCGTTACAGATACCCGCGCCCTGCGTGATGCGTTTGGCCGCTTTGCCACCGGCGTCACCGTGATGACGACGCGCGAGGGCGATGGCACACCGCGCGGCTTCACCGCCAACTCGTTCAGCTCGGTGTCCCTGGACCCGCCTTTGGTGCTGGTCTGCATCGGCAACAATGCCCATAGCGGGCCTGCCTTTCGCGCGGCGCCGCACTTTGCCGTCAATGTGCTGGCGGATGCGCAGCGGGACGTGGCCAAACTCTTTGCCTCGCGCAGCGAAGATCGATTTGACCGAACGGAGTGGCACGCAGGCCCGCATGATCTGCCGCTGCTGCCAGGATCGCTGGCAACACTGATATGCGCCCAGCACAAGCTGGTCGAGGCGGGCGATCATGTCGTCCTCATCGGTGAGGTTCTGGAGACGCAGATCAGTGACGGACCCGCCCTCGGTTATCACCGGGGCGAATTCATCACCATCTAG
- a CDS encoding glutamate--cysteine ligase: MSIPQSGGGPIEHHSQLAEYLSAGNKPKQDWRIGTEHEKFGYCKDTHQPIPYHGKRSVSAVLEGLRDAHGWSPVLEDGNLIGLEKNGANVSLEPGGQLELSGAPLETIHATCDEVNAHLREVKDVADKVGVGFIGLGAAPEWTHEDMPLMPKGRYKLMDSYMQKVGTMGRVMMRRTCTVQVNLDFSSEADMVQKFRVALALQPVATALFANSPFFEGKPNGHKSWRSRVWRDLDPDRTGMLPFVFEDGMGFERYVDYALDVPMYFVYRDGKYIDALGMSFRDFLRGELPALPGEKATLSDWADHLTTAFPEARIKKFMEMRGADGGPWRRLCALPAFWTGIMYDASSLDAAWDLVKGWSAEQREALRVAASVDALQARVDGIDMHELARQVLDISEAGLKARARPGAEGLIPDETHFLNALRESVQSGQTPADELLAHYNGDWNGDLSRIYAEYSY, translated from the coding sequence ATGTCCATTCCTCAGTCAGGCGGCGGCCCGATCGAACATCACAGCCAGTTGGCCGAATACCTCTCGGCAGGGAACAAGCCCAAGCAGGACTGGCGCATCGGCACCGAGCACGAGAAATTCGGCTATTGCAAGGACACGCATCAGCCCATCCCTTATCACGGCAAGCGCAGCGTTTCGGCGGTGCTGGAAGGGCTGCGCGATGCCCACGGCTGGTCGCCCGTCCTTGAGGATGGCAACCTGATCGGGCTGGAGAAGAACGGCGCGAATGTCTCGCTGGAGCCGGGCGGCCAGCTTGAGCTGAGCGGCGCCCCGCTTGAGACGATTCACGCCACCTGCGACGAGGTGAACGCGCATCTGCGCGAGGTCAAGGATGTCGCCGACAAGGTCGGCGTCGGGTTCATCGGCCTCGGCGCGGCGCCCGAGTGGACGCATGAGGACATGCCCCTGATGCCCAAGGGCCGCTACAAGCTGATGGACAGCTACATGCAGAAGGTCGGCACGATGGGCCGGGTCATGATGCGCCGCACCTGCACCGTGCAGGTCAATCTGGACTTCTCGTCCGAGGCGGACATGGTGCAGAAATTTCGCGTGGCCCTGGCGCTTCAGCCGGTCGCGACCGCGCTTTTCGCCAACTCGCCCTTCTTCGAAGGCAAGCCGAACGGCCATAAGTCATGGCGCAGCCGCGTCTGGCGCGATCTCGACCCCGACCGCACCGGCATGCTGCCCTTCGTTTTCGAGGACGGTATGGGGTTCGAGCGGTATGTCGATTACGCACTCGATGTGCCGATGTACTTCGTCTACCGCGACGGCAAATATATCGACGCGCTGGGGATGTCGTTCCGCGATTTCCTGCGCGGTGAGTTGCCGGCACTGCCGGGTGAAAAGGCCACGCTGTCCGATTGGGCGGATCACCTGACCACCGCCTTTCCCGAGGCGCGCATCAAGAAATTCATGGAGATGCGCGGCGCCGATGGTGGCCCGTGGCGCCGCCTTTGTGCGCTGCCAGCCTTCTGGACCGGCATCATGTATGACGCCAGCAGCCTTGATGCAGCATGGGATCTGGTCAAGGGCTGGAGCGCCGAGCAGCGCGAGGCGCTTCGCGTCGCTGCCAGCGTCGATGCCCTTCAGGCACGCGTGGACGGGATCGACATGCACGAGCTGGCGCGCCAAGTCCTTGATATCTCCGAGGCGGGCCTCAAGGCACGCGCGCGCCCCGGCGCCGAAGGGCTTATACCGGACGAGACGCATTTTCTGAACGCCTTGCGCGAAAGTGTCCAGTCGGGCCAGACGCCAGCGGACGAGCTCTTGGCGCACTATAACGGCGACTGGAACGGCGATCTGAGCCGTATCTACGCCGAGTATTCTTACTAG
- a CDS encoding ATP-binding protein, giving the protein MSQISAGWRLALQLGLAALILATLVWPRVERYFLRDAAQQNRVTLQLVSDGLRAALDRYAPLPNLIAAKPELARLLQDPDDARLTERVNDLLLNTAISVTASDVYLMDMDGLTLAASSYRKERSFVGRNFSFRPYFTQAAAGGLGRYFALGITSGERGYFFAAPVRDGPRILGVVAVKFTVEPFEAGWQAASSNILVTDNAGIVFMASRPDWRLRATVPLTPRALSVIRANQQYPADRLALLDIGRRDEAGVDMAVINGTEYIASSGDALASAGWTVTALRRAAPARLQAGMLFAAIALLVILAICVASYLRHRAAQRVQVHKMLEQRVEQRTSALRHEIEERRRTEEKLRRTQAGLVQAGKLSALGQMSAALSHEFNQPLQAVKAYAENAQTFLDRGETGEVRDNIGRISRMADRMAAISRHLRNFARRPGEAIGPVPLNIVIDDALAVSAPKLKSSDVVLDYTPAADAPWVIGGHVRLQQVAVNLISNAVDAVGGRGRIELRAARHGEGWRVTVRDNGPGLPENASEQMFDPFFTTKPMGQGLGLGLSISYNIVRDFGGTLWGETHPDGGAIFGIDLIAAEVPMTEAAE; this is encoded by the coding sequence ATGTCACAGATTTCGGCCGGATGGCGGCTGGCCCTGCAACTGGGGCTGGCCGCGCTTATCCTTGCGACGCTTGTCTGGCCCCGGGTCGAGCGGTATTTCCTGCGCGACGCCGCCCAGCAAAACCGTGTGACGCTGCAATTGGTCAGCGATGGCCTGCGCGCCGCGCTGGACCGGTATGCGCCGTTGCCCAATCTGATCGCGGCCAAGCCAGAATTGGCGCGCCTCTTGCAAGATCCGGATGACGCGCGGCTGACGGAGCGGGTCAATGACCTGCTGCTGAATACGGCGATTTCGGTGACCGCCTCGGATGTCTACCTTATGGACATGGACGGGCTGACGCTCGCCGCCAGTTCCTATCGCAAGGAGCGGTCCTTCGTCGGGCGCAACTTCAGCTTTCGGCCCTATTTCACTCAGGCTGCCGCTGGCGGGCTGGGGCGTTACTTTGCACTCGGGATCACATCGGGCGAGCGGGGGTATTTCTTTGCGGCGCCGGTGCGGGACGGACCGCGCATCCTGGGCGTGGTTGCCGTGAAGTTCACCGTCGAGCCGTTCGAGGCGGGGTGGCAAGCCGCGTCGTCCAACATCCTGGTCACGGACAATGCAGGCATCGTCTTCATGGCAAGCCGCCCCGATTGGCGTCTGCGCGCGACTGTGCCGCTGACGCCTCGCGCGCTGAGTGTGATCCGCGCGAACCAGCAATATCCAGCGGATCGGCTGGCCCTGCTCGACATCGGGCGCCGTGATGAGGCAGGTGTCGATATGGCGGTGATTAACGGCACTGAATACATCGCGTCGTCCGGTGACGCGCTGGCCAGCGCGGGTTGGACCGTGACGGCACTGCGCCGGGCTGCCCCCGCGCGGCTGCAGGCGGGCATGCTCTTTGCCGCCATCGCGCTGCTGGTCATCCTTGCGATTTGCGTCGCCTCGTATCTGCGCCACCGCGCCGCGCAGCGGGTGCAGGTGCACAAGATGCTGGAACAGCGTGTGGAGCAGCGCACATCGGCCCTGCGTCATGAGATAGAGGAGCGCCGCCGCACCGAAGAGAAGCTGCGCCGCACGCAGGCGGGGCTGGTGCAGGCAGGCAAGCTGTCGGCGCTTGGCCAGATGTCGGCGGCGCTCAGCCACGAGTTCAACCAGCCTTTGCAGGCGGTCAAGGCCTATGCCGAGAACGCGCAGACCTTCCTCGACCGGGGCGAGACGGGCGAGGTGCGCGACAATATCGGGCGTATCAGCCGCATGGCAGACCGCATGGCCGCCATCTCGCGCCATCTGCGCAATTTCGCGCGCCGCCCCGGCGAGGCCATTGGACCAGTGCCGCTGAACATTGTCATCGACGATGCGCTGGCCGTCAGCGCGCCCAAACTGAAATCGAGCGATGTGGTGCTGGATTACACGCCAGCCGCGGATGCGCCCTGGGTCATTGGCGGGCATGTTCGGCTGCAACAGGTTGCAGTCAATTTGATCTCGAATGCCGTTGATGCGGTGGGTGGCAGGGGCCGCATCGAGCTGCGCGCCGCGCGGCACGGCGAAGGCTGGCGCGTCACGGTCCGGGACAACGGCCCCGGACTGCCCGAAAATGCGAGTGAGCAGATGTTCGATCCCTTCTTTACGACAAAGCCGATGGGGCAGGGGCTGGGCCTTGGGCTGAGCATTTCCTACAACATCGTGCGCGATTTCGGTGGCACCCTATGGGGTGAGACCCACCCCGACGGCGGAGCGATCTTTGGCATCGATCTGATCGCGGCCGAGGTTCCGATGACTGAGGCGGCGGAATGA
- a CDS encoding TAXI family TRAP transporter solute-binding subunit: MKLTAILASTTIIAAGAAFAQDVDKSDWPSSFTVGTASQGGTYFAYGSGWANLVAEELGITGGGEVTGGPMQNMALVHTGEAAFGMTTMGPAAESLAGTNPIAPGLEMTQACAMFPMYQTPFSVTALASSGIESVSDIPDGAKIGFGPAGSTSDTYFPRMMDTLGVNYERRNGGWSDLGGQLQDGLLDVIAFAAGVPVPAVSQLEVQTDVNIIEFTEEEQAKLIEAFPVSDFSIKASTYSTLEEDARSVSMWNFSIANCDLPASFVKAAVDVVMSDNERMTGIHKAAASTLPENWDKNKVLKWHPGAAEWFMENAGADIPADMIYGN; this comes from the coding sequence ATGAAACTTACTGCAATCCTTGCATCCACAACGATCATCGCAGCAGGCGCGGCCTTCGCGCAGGATGTTGATAAATCCGATTGGCCCAGCAGCTTTACCGTCGGCACAGCCAGCCAGGGCGGCACGTATTTCGCCTATGGCTCGGGCTGGGCGAACCTGGTGGCCGAAGAGCTGGGCATCACCGGTGGCGGCGAAGTCACGGGCGGCCCGATGCAGAACATGGCCCTGGTGCACACCGGCGAGGCCGCGTTCGGCATGACGACGATGGGCCCGGCGGCAGAATCCCTGGCCGGCACGAACCCCATCGCACCCGGCCTGGAAATGACGCAGGCTTGCGCGATGTTCCCGATGTATCAGACGCCCTTCTCGGTGACGGCGCTCGCGTCCTCGGGGATCGAAAGCGTCAGCGATATTCCCGATGGCGCCAAGATCGGCTTTGGCCCCGCAGGCTCGACCTCGGACACCTATTTCCCGCGCATGATGGACACGCTGGGCGTCAACTACGAGCGCCGCAATGGTGGTTGGAGCGATCTGGGCGGTCAGCTTCAGGATGGCCTGCTCGATGTGATCGCCTTTGCGGCGGGTGTGCCCGTGCCCGCCGTCAGCCAGCTGGAAGTGCAGACCGACGTGAACATCATCGAGTTCACCGAAGAAGAGCAGGCCAAGCTGATCGAAGCCTTCCCGGTGTCGGATTTCTCGATCAAGGCCAGCACCTACAGCACGCTGGAGGAGGATGCACGCTCGGTCTCGATGTGGAACTTCTCGATCGCGAATTGCGATCTGCCGGCTTCCTTCGTCAAGGCCGCCGTAGATGTCGTCATGTCCGATAACGAGCGCATGACCGGCATCCACAAGGCAGCAGCCTCGACCCTGCCCGAGAACTGGGACAAGAACAAAGTCCTCAAGTGGCATCCCGGTGCCGCCGAGTGGTTCATGGAAAATGCTGGCGCGGATATTCCGGCCGACATGATCTACGGCAACTGA
- a CDS encoding sigma-54-dependent transcriptional regulator gives MKDEVLFVDDEEELRFSAAQTLKLAGLTASAVGDAELALARLARDFPGVLITDIRMPGMDGMTLMRRALEIDPSLPVIIVTGNGDVELAVQAMRDGAYDFLEKPYDPAHLVHVVRRALEKRRLTLENRSLRNQVGGRDVIEARLIGRSDVMVRLREQLRAVSATEADVLITGETGTGKEVIARALHRASARQGKPFVHINCAALPRDLVEIELFGHVAGAFAGAHRTRYGKLEHGRGGTVFLDEIDSLDTGVQAKFLQAIQSRQITPLGSNDPVDLDVRFVAASKDRLEDAVEEGRFRSDLFYRLNVVTLRAPALAERRADIPLLFVHLVGEAAARYKRPVPDVDPAMLAAAAARDWSGNVRELRNAADRYVLGLPAETAPGAASAPAGSLPAQMAAHERALIAAALGANNGALKPTYEALGISRKALYEKMQKHGLDRGTYS, from the coding sequence ATGAAGGACGAGGTACTTTTTGTCGACGACGAGGAGGAGCTACGCTTCTCCGCCGCGCAAACGCTCAAGCTGGCCGGGCTGACCGCCTCGGCGGTGGGCGACGCCGAATTGGCGCTGGCGCGTCTGGCCCGTGATTTTCCCGGCGTTCTGATTACAGACATCCGCATGCCCGGCATGGATGGCATGACCCTGATGCGCCGCGCGCTGGAAATCGATCCGTCGCTGCCCGTAATCATCGTGACCGGTAATGGCGACGTCGAGCTTGCCGTCCAAGCGATGCGGGACGGCGCCTATGATTTTCTGGAAAAGCCATATGATCCCGCGCATCTGGTGCACGTGGTGCGCCGTGCGCTGGAGAAACGCCGCCTGACACTGGAGAACCGAAGCCTGCGCAATCAGGTGGGCGGGCGCGATGTGATCGAGGCGCGGCTGATCGGGCGCTCGGACGTCATGGTACGCCTGCGCGAGCAGCTGCGCGCGGTTTCTGCCACCGAGGCGGATGTATTGATCACCGGCGAGACGGGCACCGGCAAGGAGGTCATCGCGCGCGCGCTGCACCGTGCCTCTGCACGCCAGGGTAAGCCCTTCGTGCATATCAACTGCGCCGCCCTGCCGCGCGATCTGGTCGAGATCGAGCTCTTTGGCCACGTCGCCGGCGCCTTTGCGGGCGCGCATCGCACGCGATACGGCAAGTTGGAGCATGGGCGCGGCGGCACGGTTTTCCTCGATGAAATCGACAGCCTTGATACAGGCGTGCAGGCGAAGTTCTTGCAAGCGATCCAGAGCCGCCAGATCACGCCGCTGGGCTCGAACGATCCGGTCGATTTGGACGTACGCTTTGTCGCGGCGTCCAAGGACCGGCTGGAGGATGCGGTCGAAGAGGGACGGTTTCGCAGTGATCTGTTTTATCGATTGAATGTCGTCACACTGCGCGCGCCCGCCTTGGCCGAGAGGCGCGCGGATATTCCGCTGCTTTTCGTTCACCTCGTCGGCGAAGCGGCGGCGCGTTACAAACGGCCCGTGCCAGATGTGGACCCCGCCATGCTGGCGGCCGCCGCGGCGCGCGACTGGTCTGGAAATGTGCGCGAACTGCGCAACGCCGCCGACCGCTACGTTCTGGGCCTGCCCGCCGAAACCGCGCCCGGCGCGGCCTCGGCGCCCGCGGGATCTCTGCCTGCACAGATGGCGGCGCATGAGCGGGCGCTTATCGCCGCGGCCCTTGGCGCCAACAACGGCGCGCTCAAGCCGACCTATGAGGCACTGGGGATCAGCCGCAAGGCGCTTTATGAAAAGATGCAAAAGCACGGTCTGGATCGGGGCACATATTCATAA
- a CDS encoding TRAP transporter permease, which yields MSDQLKSEAEEIDPQGPIVVEGVDEEPIEANRRLFSGRGYLVVAALSAIYAFFHVAALNGMSIEAWTGISIPFLPTFPMETWNFRIVHVAGALILGFTLYSARAFLDEGQGGRALRHPLDLLTLVLILPALYSIYIAFDIAAQISSGVMWNGMSPEFKTLEIYHYGLPLIVATAAGIVIGWVRGRERGQVAIADLLLSLCAISVAVYLITMYGTLMRNSTGTPFAPIGISLAAVAGTALIMEMTRRVAGLALIVIAGIFLVYVFVGDLLPGFLNAPNIQWTRFFSQVYTDAGILGPTTAVSSTYIILFIIFAAFLQASKVGDYFVNFAFAAAGRARGGPAKVSIFASGLMGMINGTSAGNVVATGSLTIPLMKKVGYHKKTAGAVEAAASTGGQIMPPIMGAGAFIMAEITGIPYTDIAIAAIIPAILYFVSIYFMVDFEAAKLGMRGMREDELPKFRDMVRRIFLFLPIVILIVALFMGYSVIRAGTLATAAAAVVSWLTPYRMGIRSIARAFELAGIMSIQIIAVCACAGIIVGVISLTGVGARFSSVLLNLADASQLLALFFAMCISILLGMGMPTTAAYAVAASVVAPGLVQLGIPQLTAHFFVFYFAVVSAITPPVALASYAAAGISGANPMETSVASFKIGISAFIVPFMFFYNGAILMDGTWVEVIRAGATAIFGVYLLSSGVQGWFAGTMVAWFMRLGLILAALCMISGGLITDLVGIGLTVLLYFVQRQFSPAADAQIAVRGSD from the coding sequence ATGTCGGACCAACTGAAAAGCGAAGCCGAAGAGATCGATCCGCAAGGTCCGATCGTTGTCGAGGGTGTCGATGAAGAGCCGATAGAGGCCAACCGCCGCCTTTTTTCAGGACGCGGCTATCTGGTCGTCGCGGCCTTGTCTGCGATCTACGCTTTCTTTCACGTGGCTGCGCTCAACGGCATGTCGATCGAGGCCTGGACCGGGATCAGCATCCCCTTCCTGCCGACCTTCCCGATGGAGACCTGGAATTTCCGCATCGTCCACGTTGCGGGTGCGCTGATCCTTGGCTTCACGCTCTATTCCGCGCGGGCCTTTCTGGACGAGGGTCAGGGCGGCAGGGCGTTGCGTCATCCGCTCGACCTTCTGACCTTGGTATTGATCCTGCCCGCGCTGTATTCGATCTACATCGCGTTCGACATCGCCGCCCAGATTTCCAGCGGCGTGATGTGGAATGGCATGAGCCCCGAGTTCAAGACGCTCGAGATTTACCACTACGGCCTGCCTCTGATCGTGGCGACCGCCGCGGGCATTGTCATCGGCTGGGTGCGCGGACGCGAGCGCGGGCAGGTGGCCATCGCTGATCTGCTGCTATCGCTTTGCGCCATTTCGGTAGCGGTCTATCTGATCACCATGTACGGCACGCTCATGCGCAACTCGACCGGCACGCCGTTCGCGCCCATCGGGATCTCGCTGGCGGCGGTTGCGGGCACCGCACTGATCATGGAGATGACGCGCCGTGTCGCGGGTCTTGCCCTGATCGTGATCGCCGGAATTTTCCTTGTCTACGTTTTTGTCGGTGACTTGCTGCCCGGTTTCCTGAATGCGCCCAATATCCAGTGGACGCGTTTCTTCAGCCAAGTCTACACCGACGCGGGTATTCTTGGGCCGACAACGGCGGTTTCGTCCACCTACATCATCCTCTTCATCATCTTTGCGGCCTTCCTGCAGGCGTCGAAAGTGGGCGATTATTTCGTCAATTTCGCCTTCGCGGCCGCGGGCCGCGCGCGTGGTGGCCCGGCCAAGGTCTCCATCTTCGCGTCGGGCCTCATGGGCATGATCAACGGCACGTCGGCCGGCAACGTCGTGGCCACCGGATCGCTGACGATCCCGCTGATGAAAAAGGTGGGCTATCACAAGAAGACGGCAGGCGCGGTCGAGGCCGCAGCCTCGACGGGTGGGCAGATCATGCCGCCCATCATGGGCGCGGGCGCCTTTATCATGGCCGAGATCACGGGTATTCCCTATACGGATATCGCCATCGCGGCGATCATCCCGGCCATCCTCTACTTCGTCTCGATCTACTTCATGGTCGATTTCGAGGCGGCCAAGCTGGGCATGCGCGGCATGCGCGAGGATGAGTTGCCGAAATTCCGCGACATGGTGCGGCGCATCTTCCTTTTCCTGCCGATCGTCATTCTGATCGTCGCGCTTTTCATGGGCTATTCCGTGATCCGCGCAGGTACGCTGGCAACGGCTGCGGCGGCGGTCGTGTCGTGGCTGACGCCCTACCGCATGGGCATCCGCAGCATCGCCCGCGCGTTCGAGCTGGCCGGGATCATGTCGATCCAGATCATCGCCGTTTGCGCCTGCGCGGGTATCATCGTGGGCGTGATCAGCCTGACCGGCGTCGGCGCGCGCTTCTCCTCGGTCCTGCTCAACCTTGCCGATGCAAGCCAGCTCTTGGCGCTCTTCTTTGCGATGTGCATCTCGATCCTTCTGGGGATGGGCATGCCGACCACGGCTGCCTATGCGGTGGCCGCGTCGGTTGTCGCGCCGGGCTTGGTGCAGCTGGGCATTCCGCAGCTGACGGCGCATTTCTTTGTCTTCTACTTCGCGGTCGTGTCGGCCATCACGCCGCCTGTGGCGCTGGCCAGTTACGCGGCGGCGGGAATATCGGGCGCGAACCCGATGGAGACATCGGTGGCGTCGTTCAAGATCGGTATCTCTGCCTTCATCGTGCCGTTCATGTTCTTCTACAACGGGGCGATCCTGATGGACGGCACCTGGGTCGAGGTGATCCGGGCAGGCGCGACGGCGATCTTCGGAGTGTACCTGCTATCCTCGGGCGTGCAGGGGTGGTTCGCGGGGACGATGGTGGCGTGGTTCATGCGATTGGGCCTGATCCTGGCGGCGCTCTGCATGATTTCGGGCGGATTGATCACCGATCTGGTGGGCATTGGCCTGACTGTGTTGCTCTACTTTGTGCAGCGCCAATTCAGCCCTGCGGCGGATGCGCAGATCGCGGTACGCGGCAGCGACTGA
- a CDS encoding 16S rRNA (uracil(1498)-N(3))-methyltransferase has translation MNTAKIRLYVEQPLGPGQTVRLDRDQAHYLFGVMRQTVGAPVALFNGIDGEWLSEVTEAGKKAGALECRTQTRPLQMPPDLWLLFAPIKKARTDFIVEKATEMGAARICPVQTDFTNSERVRQDRLQTHAIEAAEQCGGTFVPPVDDLAKLGTLLDRWDPARRILFCDEALAGGAARDMPRDGGPWAILIGPEGGFSEAERARLAALPHAHAARLGPRILRADTAAVAALTLWQTTMGDWA, from the coding sequence ATGAATACGGCCAAGATCAGATTGTATGTAGAGCAGCCATTGGGGCCGGGGCAAACGGTTCGTCTGGACCGCGATCAGGCGCATTACCTTTTTGGTGTCATGCGGCAGACCGTTGGCGCGCCTGTCGCTTTGTTCAACGGCATTGATGGCGAATGGCTGTCCGAGGTGACGGAGGCGGGCAAGAAGGCGGGCGCGCTGGAATGCCGCACGCAAACGCGCCCTTTGCAGATGCCACCCGACCTCTGGCTGCTCTTTGCTCCAATCAAGAAGGCGCGCACCGATTTCATCGTCGAGAAGGCAACCGAGATGGGCGCCGCGCGCATCTGTCCCGTGCAAACCGATTTCACCAATTCCGAACGGGTGCGGCAGGACCGCCTTCAGACCCACGCCATCGAGGCGGCCGAGCAGTGCGGCGGAACGTTTGTGCCGCCGGTCGATGATCTGGCCAAGCTGGGCACCCTGCTGGATCGATGGGATCCCGCCCGCCGCATCCTTTTCTGCGACGAGGCGCTGGCAGGCGGCGCCGCGCGCGATATGCCGCGGGATGGCGGACCATGGGCGATACTCATCGGCCCCGAAGGCGGATTTTCCGAGGCCGAGCGGGCGCGCCTCGCCGCGCTGCCCCATGCCCATGCCGCCCGACTGGGCCCGCGCATCCTGCGCGCCGATACGGCCGCCGTGGCCGCGCTGACCCTTTGGCAAACCACGATGGGCGACTGGGCATGA